The region TACAACTTTCCTAATTCTCCTTATGACGGACGTAAAGTAAATGATTTGGGTTTCTGGAACTTAATCAAAGATCAGGTTTCGCAGGAAGGATATGAGTTCTTAGCCAATGCAGGCGGATATTATTCCAATACGATTAACTGGAATTCTGCGGAAGCATTCCCGTATATGGTGGGAGACTTCTCTGCCGGAACTATTTATAAAACGATCGAAGAAGGATATGACAGCATTGCCTATGCTTTGGCCAATTCTTACATGGAAAATGAAGGAGCTTGTATTTGGTCTGAAAACAAACTGATTACCTTTAAAAAAGATTACGAATTAGGAGCTACTCATCAGTATGAACTGGTATTCTTAAATCTAAGAAGCAATAAAGAGTGGAAGGTATATGCCAATAAGATTGTTCTTGGAATGCCTAGAAAATCTTTAGAACTTCTGGATCAGAATAATTTCTTCTTTAATATTAATCAGAATTCAACATTGAATTACAATATCCGCTCTGTAATTATGGAACCTGCTTTCAAAATTCTGATGGGCTTTCCGTATCCTTGGTGGAAAGAGTTGGGAATCGATTCCGGGCATTCTATCACCGATTTACCGATGAGGCAATGTTATTATTTCGGGACAGATCCGCAGACAGATAACTCCATGCTGTTGGGAAGCTACGGGGATATGGAAACCGAGACTTTCTGGAAGGCGCTTTCAGACGATAAAATCCTTTTTGAAGTAAAAGCTGCAAAATCGGCATCTTTAAAAGAACTGCATGAGTTAGATGATGTGCAGGCTACCAAACTGATGGTGGGCGAGCTGATGAATCAGCTTCGCGAACTTCACGGTGATCAGGTGACTATTCCGGAACCTTATGTAACCTATTTCAAGGATTGGACGGATGATCCTTTCGGAGCTGGATATCATGCGTGGAAAGCAGGATATTCAGTTAAAAATGTAATGCCGTATATGAGAAAACCGGTTGTTGACGAGGCTATCCATATCATAGGGGAAGCGTATTCGGATCAGCAAGGCTGGGTGGAAGGAGCTTTCTGTGAAGCTGAAAAAATGCTGCAGGAGCACTTTGGTTTAAAGCGCCCTTATTGGCTGAGTGATGATTATTACTTAGGCTGGTAATAAAAAATAATAAGAAACCATCTCTTTATTGGGATGGTTTTTTTTAATAATAAAACCACCACAATTTAAAAATCGCAATGGTTTTTGATAAAATATAATAAGTGAATTTTTTGATTATTTCATATGGGCTTTTATTCTTTCCTCCACAATTCTCCAGTCGTATATATGAAAAACCTTACCGTTACTCATTGCTACAAAAATTCCTTTTGGAAATTTAGGGCCGAGATTGACATTGGTGACCTCAGAGCCGTCACTTTCTTTTGTAGAAACCGGAATTTCAGCGATTCTCCCTTTCATAGGATTTTCTCTTAAATAGACATTGAAGGTATCTTTCTGTTGGTTTGAAACCAAAATATAACCAGAGCTTGAAGAAGTAGGATAGATTGAAATTCCCTCTACATCAGATTTGAAATCTCCTTTTCCGAAAACGCCCAGTTCTTCATTGCCCTTTGCCGGATCTGCATAATATTGATGAACACCGAACATTTCATCAGAATAATAAATATATCCTGCCTCGTCATCAACAGCAATACTTTCGATTTCTTTTAAACCGCTGTATTTTCCGAATTTTCTTACAACTTCTCCGGTAACCTTACCATTTTTTTCTACAAGTCTATACTGCCATAGATAACCGTCTTTAGGTCCTGATTTTCTTCCCACTA is a window of Candidatus Chryseobacterium colombiense DNA encoding:
- a CDS encoding FAD-dependent oxidoreductase, giving the protein MNKNTPLNPEMHPDLKIEVAVIGAGTSGLYTAYRLVADKKFNASDVQIFDMNNKLGGRLESVIMPGMNFWGELGGMRYLTSQEIVTTLIEGYTDPDDHTKKIPVLKDVMTPVPFPMGDPTKLLMYLRKEHFKQDAWNVAQSEGKKLPTRYYLNDDDLGFSSDQLFNKIIYDVLMADPWVAETYGELIKRGETIYDYSFELTSFDWDQIKPRLVYNFPNSPYDGRKVNDLGFWNLIKDQVSQEGYEFLANAGGYYSNTINWNSAEAFPYMVGDFSAGTIYKTIEEGYDSIAYALANSYMENEGACIWSENKLITFKKDYELGATHQYELVFLNLRSNKEWKVYANKIVLGMPRKSLELLDQNNFFFNINQNSTLNYNIRSVIMEPAFKILMGFPYPWWKELGIDSGHSITDLPMRQCYYFGTDPQTDNSMLLGSYGDMETETFWKALSDDKILFEVKAAKSASLKELHELDDVQATKLMVGELMNQLRELHGDQVTIPEPYVTYFKDWTDDPFGAGYHAWKAGYSVKNVMPYMRKPVVDEAIHIIGEAYSDQQGWVEGAFCEAEKMLQEHFGLKRPYWLSDDYYLGW
- a CDS encoding phytase, with the translated sequence MKKINYIITLSLLPFVLNCAGQGSLGRKLQPSVVTETVMYDTDDPAIWINPKDASKSIIIGTDKDTNGGLYAFDLDGKIMHKVLGLKRPNNVDIEYGFDLNGQKIDIAATTERETNKVKLYSLPDLKELGEISVFDGETERGPMGISMYKNPQTAEIFAIVGRKSGPKDGYLWQYRLVEKNGKVTGEVVRKFGKYSGLKEIESIAVDDEAGYIYYSDEMFGVHQYYADPAKGNEELGVFGKGDFKSDVEGISIYPTSSSSGYILVSNQQKDTFNVYLRENPMKGRIAEIPVSTKESDGSEVTNVNLGPKFPKGIFVAMSNGKVFHIYDWRIVEERIKAHMK